One Prolixibacteraceae bacterium DNA segment encodes these proteins:
- a CDS encoding LptF/LptG family permease, which produces MKRLHRYLLKEFIGPFIMTFFICSFVLFMQFMWRYLEDFVGKGLDWSVIAELCSYIFLSLFPMALPLAMLIASIMTLGNLGERNELLAMKAAGISQMNIFKPLILISVLLSIGAFMFSNMLLPVINRKLSILIYSVQQTKPEVMFKPGAFSDNIPGYKIKVEKKSENGTLEEVMIYDHSKRGGNVNVTLADSAYMGLTSDKMNMKLTLFHGTTYEEKKPESRKERENKPLSVMSFDKQSYLIALEGMNFKQKDENLFKNSYRSLPMKDLTHIADSIYDKSNQWARSKIVRANLISPLVRSMAYTNYPDSVKQRVDAPKFHVDSILYVDSLYAAAPLKEQKSILNRAIEDVRSNQRTIVRSGEETMGLRTLANKYVIEWHKKLVLSIACLVFFLIGAPLGSIIRKGGMGWPLVASIVLFIIYYVISSTLEKVARTGSMDIWEAMWLSTLIYFPAGIILTYISANDSSRFNISFIFKPLKTLMTKYLFKKDKDDTESEED; this is translated from the coding sequence ATGAAGCGTTTACATCGTTATTTATTAAAAGAGTTTATCGGACCGTTTATCATGACCTTTTTCATCTGTTCCTTTGTATTGTTTATGCAGTTTATGTGGCGATACTTAGAGGATTTTGTTGGAAAGGGCTTGGACTGGTCAGTGATTGCGGAGTTGTGTTCCTATATCTTTTTAAGTCTCTTTCCTATGGCTCTTCCTTTGGCTATGCTTATTGCATCCATTATGACACTTGGGAATTTAGGTGAGCGGAATGAGCTCTTGGCAATGAAGGCTGCGGGGATTTCACAAATGAATATTTTCAAGCCATTAATTCTGATCTCTGTCCTTCTATCAATCGGTGCATTTATGTTTAGTAACATGTTGTTGCCCGTTATTAATAGAAAGTTGTCAATCTTAATCTATAGCGTACAGCAGACTAAGCCTGAAGTGATGTTTAAGCCTGGTGCTTTTTCTGATAATATTCCTGGGTATAAGATTAAGGTGGAGAAAAAATCTGAGAATGGCACACTAGAGGAAGTGATGATTTATGATCACTCCAAAAGAGGAGGCAATGTTAATGTAACATTGGCTGATTCGGCATATATGGGATTAACCTCGGATAAAATGAACATGAAATTAACGCTTTTTCATGGCACTACTTATGAAGAGAAGAAACCGGAAAGTCGGAAAGAACGTGAGAATAAGCCACTTTCAGTGATGAGTTTTGATAAGCAGAGCTATTTAATCGCCTTAGAAGGAATGAATTTCAAGCAGAAAGATGAGAATCTATTTAAAAATAGTTATCGATCTCTACCGATGAAGGATCTAACTCATATTGCTGATTCTATATATGATAAGTCGAACCAGTGGGCACGATCTAAGATTGTTAGAGCAAATTTAATTTCGCCTCTTGTTCGAAGTATGGCATATACTAACTATCCTGATTCGGTAAAACAGAGAGTAGATGCTCCAAAGTTTCATGTGGACTCTATTTTGTATGTAGACTCTCTTTATGCAGCTGCTCCATTAAAAGAGCAAAAATCTATCTTGAATAGAGCAATCGAAGATGTTCGTTCTAATCAAAGAACGATTGTTCGCTCTGGAGAAGAGACGATGGGGTTGCGAACTTTGGCCAATAAATATGTGATTGAATGGCATAAGAAATTAGTTCTGTCTATTGCATGTTTGGTGTTCTTCCTTATTGGTGCTCCGCTTGGATCGATTATCCGAAAAGGAGGTATGGGGTGGCCTTTGGTTGCATCCATTGTATTGTTTATCATCTATTATGTCATAAGTAGTACCTTGGAAAAAGTAGCACGAACAGGCTCTATGGATATATGGGAAGCCATGTGGCTCTCTACATTGATATATTTTCCAGCAGGAATAATTTTGACTTATATTTCTGCAAACGACTCCTCTCGTTTTAATATTTCGTTTATCTTTAAGCCCTTGAAAACCTTGATGACCAAATATTTGTTTAAGAAGGATAAAGATGACACGGAGTCTGAAGAGGATTGA
- a CDS encoding bifunctional 3,4-dihydroxy-2-butanone-4-phosphate synthase/GTP cyclohydrolase II produces MLNTIEEALQDIRDGKFVIVVDDEDRENEGDFICAAEKVTPEMVNFMATHGRGLVCVSLTEARCDELELEMMVGKNSSHYDTPFTISVDKIGDGCTTGISAHDRAKTIQALVDPNTDPAVLGRPGHIFPLKAKERGVLRRSGHTEASSDLARLAGLYPSGVLVEIMNEDGSMARLPQLIEISKKFGIKIISIEDLISYRLERESLIERGDEVQMPTQDGHFRLIPFRQKSNGVEHIALIKGEWEEDEPVLVRVHSSCATGDIFGSMRCECGEQLHKAMSMIEEAGKGAVVYMQQEGRGIGLMNKIKAYKLQEEGLDTVDANVHLGFDPDERDYGVGAQILRSLGIKNMKLMTNNPIKRVGLEGYGLKVEETVSIEVEPNKFNAFYMKTKKDRMGHVLRKVEPKGKK; encoded by the coding sequence GTGTTAAATACCATCGAAGAGGCACTACAAGATATCAGAGATGGAAAATTTGTTATTGTCGTAGATGATGAAGATCGTGAGAATGAAGGAGATTTTATCTGTGCAGCAGAAAAGGTTACTCCTGAGATGGTCAATTTTATGGCAACCCACGGTAGAGGATTAGTATGTGTTTCGTTGACAGAAGCACGATGTGACGAGCTCGAACTAGAGATGATGGTTGGTAAGAACTCTTCTCATTATGATACTCCTTTTACTATCTCTGTAGATAAGATTGGGGATGGTTGTACTACGGGTATCTCTGCTCATGATAGAGCAAAAACAATTCAAGCATTAGTAGATCCGAATACTGATCCTGCTGTTCTTGGTAGACCTGGTCATATCTTTCCATTGAAAGCAAAAGAGCGTGGTGTTTTACGTAGAAGTGGACATACTGAGGCTTCTTCTGATTTGGCTCGTTTGGCAGGACTTTATCCTTCAGGAGTATTGGTGGAGATAATGAATGAAGATGGTTCTATGGCCAGACTTCCTCAGCTTATCGAGATAAGCAAGAAGTTTGGGATTAAGATAATCTCTATCGAGGATCTTATCTCTTATAGGCTGGAGAGAGAGAGTTTGATTGAGAGAGGTGATGAGGTTCAAATGCCTACACAAGATGGTCATTTCCGTTTGATCCCATTCCGCCAAAAATCCAATGGGGTAGAACATATCGCATTGATTAAAGGAGAGTGGGAAGAGGATGAGCCTGTCTTAGTTCGTGTGCACTCTTCTTGTGCAACAGGCGACATCTTTGGTTCTATGCGTTGTGAGTGTGGAGAACAGCTTCACAAAGCAATGTCGATGATTGAAGAGGCCGGTAAAGGGGCAGTCGTTTATATGCAACAAGAAGGTCGTGGTATTGGTCTAATGAACAAAATCAAGGCTTATAAGTTACAGGAAGAGGGACTTGATACTGTGGATGCAAATGTGCATCTTGGTTTCGATCCTGATGAACGTGACTATGGTGTTGGAGCGCAGATTCTTCGTAGTCTAGGGATCAAGAATATGAAATTGATGACCAACAATCCTATTAAACGTGTAGGTTTAGAAGGATATGGACTAAAAGTGGAAGAAACGGTTTCTATAGAAGTGGAACCAAATAAGTTTAATGCATTCTATATGAAAACAAAGAAGGATCGTATGGGACATGTATTAAGAAAGGTGGAGCCTAAAGGAAAAAAATAA
- the fmt gene encoding methionyl-tRNA formyltransferase — MGTPGFAVESLKALVEGAYNVVAVVTVPDKPAGRGQKVRMSEVKQYALEHDLPVLQPEKLKTPEFVEALRSFKADLQIVVAFRMLPEIVWAMPKMGTFNLHGSLLPNYRGAAPLNWALINGDKKTGVTTFLLKHEIDTGNLLFQESIDIDLYDNVGTVHDKLMVIGASLVCKTVDALASGDVAPMDQDKMIAEGAVSNHAPKIFKADCQVSSGLSVMDFHNKVRGLSPYPAAWIALNDGDKKYTAKLFSTIPSVESHTDPIGQVVQDKDMLRVSLKDGYVWFEEMQLAGKKRMKTVQFINGFRIEKELILA; from the coding sequence ATGGGAACTCCAGGCTTTGCTGTGGAGAGTTTAAAAGCATTAGTTGAAGGGGCTTACAATGTTGTAGCTGTGGTTACTGTTCCTGATAAACCGGCTGGACGAGGACAAAAAGTTCGTATGTCGGAGGTAAAACAGTATGCGTTAGAACACGACCTCCCTGTTTTACAACCAGAGAAATTAAAAACTCCTGAGTTTGTTGAAGCGTTGAGATCTTTTAAGGCTGATCTTCAAATTGTCGTTGCTTTTAGAATGTTGCCAGAAATAGTATGGGCTATGCCAAAGATGGGAACTTTCAATTTGCACGGTTCTCTGCTTCCAAATTATCGAGGGGCAGCTCCTTTAAATTGGGCTTTGATTAATGGAGATAAAAAGACAGGGGTCACTACTTTCTTATTAAAACATGAGATCGATACCGGAAATCTACTTTTCCAAGAGTCTATAGATATTGATCTATATGATAATGTGGGTACTGTTCATGACAAATTGATGGTGATTGGAGCTTCTTTGGTGTGTAAGACTGTAGATGCCTTAGCATCTGGTGATGTTGCTCCAATGGATCAAGATAAAATGATTGCTGAAGGTGCTGTGTCCAATCATGCTCCGAAGATATTTAAAGCAGATTGTCAAGTTTCCTCAGGTCTTAGTGTAATGGATTTTCACAATAAGGTGAGAGGATTATCTCCTTATCCAGCTGCTTGGATTGCATTAAATGATGGGGATAAGAAGTATACTGCAAAACTTTTTTCTACAATTCCTTCTGTAGAATCTCACACGGACCCAATAGGACAAGTTGTTCAAGATAAGGATATGTTAAGAGTCTCTTTGAAGGATGGTTATGTTTGGTTTGAAGAGATGCAACTTGCTGGAAAGAAAAGAATGAAAACCGTTCAATTTATCAATGGCTTTCGTATTGAAAAAGAGTTGATATTAGCATAA
- a CDS encoding glucosaminidase domain-containing protein, whose translation MKKTSLFLLVLYSVFLINTPALANNKKKFRPKNPLTRKEYIEKYREISIKEMNLYHIPASITLAQGILESGDGNSYLAVKAKNHFGVKCHSSWDGPSVRLDDDKKNECFRKYKTVEHSYKDHSIFLQQKRYQPLYKHKITDYKRWARGLKKAGYATNPKYPQLLIRIIEENDLAQYDQFYQKDYNTHKASPFDRGSGGFKFTIGNKNRITENNKSRMIVSVKGDTYLSIAQKYGLKEWEIFNYNDAHESDLPKPNTNVYLERKRGKAARGTNTHVVVEGENMHDISQKYGIRLKALYRRNRMSRGRQPNVGDTIYLRGRAPRNR comes from the coding sequence ATGAAAAAAACATCCCTATTCTTATTAGTTCTCTATAGTGTGTTCTTAATAAACACACCTGCCTTAGCAAACAACAAAAAGAAATTCAGACCAAAGAATCCTTTGACTCGTAAAGAATATATTGAAAAATATAGAGAAATTTCGATCAAAGAGATGAATCTATATCATATTCCTGCAAGTATCACACTTGCCCAAGGGATACTTGAATCGGGGGATGGAAATAGTTATCTAGCAGTAAAAGCAAAGAACCATTTTGGCGTAAAGTGTCATAGCTCTTGGGATGGACCATCAGTTCGCTTGGATGATGATAAGAAAAATGAATGTTTTAGAAAATACAAAACCGTAGAGCACTCTTACAAAGATCACTCTATTTTTCTTCAACAGAAGAGATATCAACCTCTCTACAAGCATAAAATAACAGACTATAAAAGATGGGCAAGAGGGCTTAAGAAAGCGGGATATGCAACCAATCCCAAGTATCCACAACTTTTAATAAGAATTATTGAAGAGAATGATCTTGCTCAATATGACCAATTCTACCAAAAAGATTACAATACCCATAAAGCATCACCATTTGACCGTGGTTCAGGTGGATTTAAATTCACTATTGGAAATAAAAATAGAATCACAGAAAACAACAAGAGTAGAATGATCGTCTCCGTTAAAGGAGACACATATCTTTCTATAGCTCAAAAATATGGACTAAAGGAGTGGGAAATTTTCAACTATAATGATGCCCATGAATCAGATTTACCAAAACCGAACACCAATGTATATCTAGAGCGAAAAAGAGGAAAAGCAGCACGAGGAACCAATACCCATGTTGTGGTAGAGGGAGAAAACATGCATGATATTTCTCAAAAATATGGTATTAGATTAAAGGCTCTATATCGCCGTAACAGAATGAGTAGAGGACGTCAACCAAATGTTGGAGATACAATCTATTTGAGAGGAAGAGCTCCTAGGAATAGATAA
- a CDS encoding LUD domain-containing protein, translating to MNIHDQIRNKIKDDVLHENLKNFASSYKQSKANVYQGHDFEALRQKVYQLKDRDINKVMEQFHRFKENAEKSGAKVFQARTGQDACDYIAEVMKKHNTKYMVKSKSMTSEEIQLNHKLEEYGLNPIETDLGEWILQIGNEHPSHMVMPAIHKTRQQVAKLFSEYTGKPVDPDDIKGMVEIARQYLRDDYFKAGVGMTGANIAVAETGTIGLVTNEGNARLSSTIPPVHIVLVGYEKLCDNFSQAMDIVKVLPKSATGQNITSYVTWIKGQNPSHKNETGTKETHYVFLDNGRLAFFEHPEFKEALKCIRCGSCANICPAYEMVGGHVYGDRYIGSIGLILTALYQGDADAKDILKMCIGCRACSFNCPSGIDLQKMISNLKMVVGQKYGINTIKKKVFKGVVAKPDTMKNLVGLGSTFQFPLTKKNKFNKEKIIGTVPFLSGEKDFRHFPALSKKSFTKSFQKEIKPLANPKKKVFFYPGCAVEYFYPEIGMAMARLLHKHGVQVDIPSKSVCCGLPAIAAGDPEDARTMIHKNLDEMKSPADYDAFLVVCPTCGGAIKHEFLDFTREDPDRYKLSKQIGEKLMPMGQFLEQLNLKFRVKGGRTVTYHTPCHNTRSMDYTAENLLKNILGKQFKPLTDTNVCCGFGGTYSLDFAPISNGILNKKIEHIEETKADIVITDCPGCVMQINGGLMYKGVEKKVMHLSSFIENELEVVSK from the coding sequence ATGAACATCCACGATCAAATTCGTAACAAAATTAAAGACGATGTACTTCACGAAAACCTAAAAAATTTCGCATCATCTTATAAGCAATCTAAAGCAAATGTCTACCAAGGACACGATTTCGAAGCACTTCGTCAGAAAGTTTATCAACTAAAAGACAGAGATATCAATAAAGTAATGGAGCAGTTCCATCGCTTTAAAGAGAATGCAGAGAAGAGTGGTGCTAAGGTGTTTCAAGCTCGAACTGGTCAAGATGCATGCGACTACATTGCTGAGGTAATGAAGAAGCATAACACCAAGTACATGGTGAAAAGTAAATCGATGACTTCTGAAGAGATTCAATTGAATCACAAGTTGGAAGAGTATGGCTTAAATCCTATTGAAACTGACCTTGGGGAGTGGATTCTCCAGATTGGTAACGAACACCCTTCACACATGGTGATGCCTGCAATTCACAAAACGCGTCAGCAAGTAGCAAAACTTTTCTCTGAATATACAGGTAAGCCTGTAGATCCGGATGATATCAAAGGAATGGTAGAGATCGCAAGACAATATCTTCGTGACGACTATTTCAAAGCGGGTGTTGGTATGACAGGTGCGAACATTGCTGTTGCTGAAACTGGTACCATTGGACTTGTAACAAACGAAGGAAATGCACGTTTGTCTTCTACTATACCTCCTGTACATATTGTATTGGTTGGTTACGAAAAGCTTTGCGACAACTTCTCACAGGCCATGGATATTGTGAAAGTACTTCCTAAGAGTGCTACAGGACAAAATATCACGTCTTATGTTACATGGATTAAAGGTCAAAACCCATCACACAAAAACGAAACAGGAACAAAAGAGACTCACTATGTCTTTCTAGACAACGGTCGTCTTGCATTCTTCGAACACCCAGAGTTCAAAGAAGCATTAAAATGTATTCGCTGTGGTAGTTGTGCCAATATATGCCCTGCATATGAGATGGTAGGTGGTCATGTTTATGGTGATAGATACATTGGTTCTATTGGACTTATTTTGACTGCACTTTACCAAGGTGATGCAGATGCAAAAGACATCTTGAAAATGTGTATCGGTTGTCGTGCTTGTTCATTTAACTGCCCTTCTGGAATCGACCTTCAAAAGATGATCTCGAATCTCAAGATGGTTGTGGGACAAAAATATGGTATTAATACCATTAAAAAGAAAGTATTTAAAGGAGTGGTAGCGAAACCTGATACAATGAAAAATCTCGTTGGTTTAGGTTCAACTTTCCAATTCCCTTTAACCAAAAAGAATAAGTTTAATAAGGAAAAGATTATTGGTACAGTACCTTTCCTTAGTGGAGAAAAAGACTTTAGACACTTCCCTGCTCTTTCTAAGAAATCATTCACAAAATCATTCCAAAAAGAGATTAAACCTCTAGCAAATCCTAAGAAGAAAGTCTTCTTCTATCCAGGATGTGCTGTAGAGTACTTCTATCCAGAGATTGGAATGGCAATGGCTCGCTTACTTCACAAACATGGCGTACAGGTTGACATCCCATCAAAATCGGTTTGTTGTGGACTTCCAGCAATTGCTGCAGGAGATCCAGAAGATGCTAGAACGATGATCCATAAAAACTTGGATGAGATGAAGTCGCCTGCAGACTATGATGCATTCCTAGTCGTATGTCCTACTTGTGGTGGAGCAATCAAACATGAGTTCTTAGACTTTACAAGAGAAGATCCAGATAGATATAAACTATCTAAACAAATTGGAGAAAAACTAATGCCAATGGGGCAGTTCTTAGAGCAACTAAACCTAAAATTCAGAGTGAAAGGCGGAAGAACGGTCACTTACCATACTCCATGTCACAACACTAGATCCATGGACTATACTGCTGAAAATCTATTGAAAAATATTCTAGGCAAACAGTTCAAACCACTTACAGATACAAATGTTTGTTGTGGTTTCGGTGGAACTTATTCACTTGACTTCGCTCCTATATCTAATGGTATACTAAATAAGAAAATTGAGCACATCGAAGAGACCAAAGCAGACATTGTAATCACCGACTGCCCAGGTTGTGTGATGCAAATTAATGGAGGACTGATGTATAAAGGAGTTGAAAAGAAAGTAATGCACCTTTCTTCATTTATTGAAAATGAACTAGAGGTTGTATCTAAATAG
- a CDS encoding LUD domain-containing protein: protein MTSKGNSIIDLFTQKAIAVTATVEVMKKEQLLSVIEAHDFKFFSSEILQKADQHYIGKEGVDEALVEVNHAIAETGTVVLECSNEQVRTATCVAEHLYVIVKASTIVECSHDIVDFMTENTKNQGGYIAFISGPSRTADIERVLTVGAHGPRELTIFIVSDL, encoded by the coding sequence ATGACAAGTAAAGGAAATTCCATCATTGACCTTTTTACACAGAAGGCTATTGCTGTAACGGCAACTGTGGAGGTGATGAAAAAAGAACAGCTTCTTTCGGTAATAGAAGCACACGACTTCAAATTTTTCTCTTCTGAAATCCTACAAAAAGCCGACCAGCACTATATAGGCAAAGAGGGCGTGGATGAAGCATTGGTCGAAGTAAATCATGCAATCGCAGAGACAGGAACTGTTGTTCTTGAGTGTAGTAATGAGCAAGTTCGTACTGCAACCTGTGTTGCTGAGCATCTTTATGTGATCGTAAAAGCCTCAACTATTGTTGAATGCAGTCATGATATCGTTGATTTCATGACAGAAAACACCAAGAACCAAGGTGGTTATATCGCATTCATTTCTGGTCCTAGTCGAACAGCCGACATCGAACGTGTACTAACAGTAGGTGCACACGGACCTAGAGAGCTTACTATCTTCATTGTTTCAGACCTATAA
- the argH gene encoding argininosuccinate lyase, with translation MKLWDKGGQVDAQIEKFTVGLDRELDNQLAKYDVLGSIAHITMLESIDLLEKEELLLLKQALRDIYKDIEAGNFVIEDGVEDVHSQVELILTNTLGDLGKKIHSGRSRNDQVLVDLKLFFRDKIRELVGDITTLFNSLLAQADKHKDILIPGYTHLQVAMPSSFGLWFGAYAESLIDDVISLHSAYQISNQNPLGSAAGYGSSFPLNRQMTTDLLRFDSMNYNVVYAQMGRGRVEKNVAFGLANVASTLSKMAMDVCLYMSQNFDFLTLPDALTTGSSIMPHKKNPDVFELLRSHCNRIQGLPMQITLMMNNLPSGYFRDLQLIKEEILPALDEMQECIHIAQYAIDNLTIKDNIIQDPKYRLLFSVEEVNKLVLEGVPFRDAYKKVGLDIQDGKFDTDYNVAHTHEGSIGNLCIDQVKDKMKKVTSQFHFEKLDEMTHDLIGK, from the coding sequence ATGAAACTTTGGGATAAAGGGGGGCAGGTGGATGCTCAGATCGAAAAATTTACAGTAGGATTAGATAGAGAACTAGATAACCAACTAGCTAAATATGATGTATTAGGATCTATTGCACATATAACGATGTTGGAATCAATTGATCTTTTAGAAAAAGAGGAACTATTGCTGTTAAAACAAGCCCTTCGCGATATTTATAAGGATATTGAAGCAGGTAACTTTGTTATTGAGGATGGAGTGGAAGATGTTCATTCACAAGTGGAACTTATCCTTACAAATACCTTGGGAGATTTAGGAAAGAAGATTCATAGTGGGAGATCAAGAAATGATCAAGTATTGGTGGATCTGAAACTTTTCTTCAGAGATAAAATTAGGGAGTTGGTTGGCGACATTACCACCCTATTTAATAGTTTGTTAGCTCAGGCAGATAAACATAAGGATATCCTTATCCCTGGATATACACACCTTCAGGTCGCGATGCCATCTTCATTTGGTCTGTGGTTTGGTGCTTATGCAGAAAGTCTTATCGATGATGTTATCTCTCTTCATTCAGCATATCAGATTTCTAATCAAAATCCTTTAGGTAGTGCAGCAGGGTATGGGTCCTCTTTCCCTCTAAACAGACAGATGACGACAGATCTGTTACGTTTTGATTCGATGAATTACAATGTAGTATATGCTCAGATGGGAAGAGGTCGTGTGGAGAAGAATGTGGCATTTGGGCTTGCTAATGTTGCTTCTACTTTATCAAAGATGGCCATGGATGTTTGTCTCTATATGAGTCAGAATTTTGACTTTCTAACTTTACCTGATGCTTTGACTACTGGGTCTAGTATCATGCCTCATAAGAAGAATCCGGATGTTTTTGAACTTCTACGTTCGCATTGTAATCGAATACAGGGGTTACCTATGCAGATTACTTTGATGATGAATAATCTTCCTAGTGGCTATTTTAGAGACTTACAGTTGATAAAAGAGGAGATATTACCTGCATTGGATGAGATGCAAGAATGTATACATATCGCACAATATGCGATCGATAATTTGACTATAAAAGATAATATTATTCAAGATCCTAAATATCGTTTGCTTTTTAGTGTAGAGGAGGTGAATAAGTTAGTTCTTGAAGGGGTTCCTTTCCGTGATGCTTATAAGAAAGTAGGATTGGATATCCAAGATGGGAAATTTGATACGGATTATAATGTAGCTCATACACATGAGGGGAGTATTGGAAATCTATGTATTGATCAAGTAAAAGATAAAATGAAAAAGGTTACGAGTCAATTTCATTTTGAGAAGTTAGATGAGATGACTCATGACTTAATCGGCAAGTAA
- a CDS encoding aminodeoxychorismate/anthranilate synthase component II yields MKRVIIIDNDDSFTYNLKQLISNSSIGVEEVVVVSHQTVTLEEIVSFTHIIFSPGPSLPKDRPKMYEILEHYESSKVILGVCLGHQAIGSFYGAPLVQLKEVVHGQQKMIYWNNQEKCRLTTKENTMVGLYHSWYVEQFNPLMPIIVSAKDEQGRIMAIEHKEYNVFGVQFHPESIMTTQGQEMIDHWLSLG; encoded by the coding sequence ATGAAACGCGTTATAATTATTGATAACGACGACTCGTTTACATACAACTTAAAGCAGCTTATCAGCAATTCCAGTATCGGAGTTGAAGAGGTGGTAGTAGTATCACATCAAACTGTAACATTAGAAGAGATAGTAAGTTTTACTCATATTATATTTTCTCCTGGGCCAAGCCTTCCAAAGGATAGGCCTAAGATGTATGAAATACTAGAACACTACGAGTCTTCCAAAGTAATCTTAGGAGTCTGTTTAGGACATCAAGCCATTGGGTCATTCTACGGAGCACCTCTAGTACAACTAAAAGAGGTGGTTCACGGGCAGCAAAAAATGATTTATTGGAATAATCAAGAGAAATGTAGACTTACCACCAAAGAGAATACAATGGTAGGCTTATACCATTCATGGTATGTAGAACAATTCAATCCACTGATGCCTATTATTGTCTCTGCAAAAGACGAACAAGGGAGAATAATGGCAATAGAACACAAAGAATATAATGTATTTGGGGTCCAATTTCATCCAGAATCCATCATGACAACCCAAGGGCAAGAGATGATAGATCATTGGTTGTCATTAGGCTAA
- a CDS encoding aminodeoxychorismate synthase component I: MNNQLIDRMNFLGAKRAPFFFMIDYRGESGKVIPLDELDHNSIRFDFNGMRNHSELNNSHRDDILLKSHPHSLEYFQKAFHIVRDGLNHGDSFLTNLTMKTPVDVSVDLQTVFENVKAKYRLWYRNHFVCFSPEIFVQIKDHTISSFPMKGTIDANVPDAFNIIMNDPKELSEHFTIVDLIRNDLSSVSQNVMVEKFRYIDRVETQNGALLQVSSHIKGELEDDWHSNIGNIFNKLLPAGSITGAPKKRTCEIIEEAEKSKRGYYTGVSGIYDGESLDSMVMIRFIAEEGDRYFFHSGGGITAMSDLESEYEEMKNKIYVPIY, encoded by the coding sequence ATGAATAATCAGCTAATTGATAGGATGAATTTTCTTGGAGCAAAGAGAGCTCCATTCTTTTTTATGATTGACTATAGAGGGGAGTCGGGCAAAGTGATTCCTTTAGATGAGTTGGATCATAATAGCATCCGATTTGATTTTAATGGAATGAGAAATCACTCGGAATTGAACAACTCTCATAGAGATGATATTCTGCTAAAATCACATCCGCACTCATTAGAGTATTTTCAGAAAGCTTTTCATATTGTTCGTGATGGTTTGAACCATGGGGACTCTTTCCTTACAAACCTTACGATGAAAACACCTGTAGATGTTTCTGTCGACTTGCAAACGGTCTTCGAAAATGTAAAAGCGAAGTATCGTTTATGGTATCGAAATCACTTTGTTTGCTTTTCTCCTGAGATATTTGTGCAGATAAAAGATCACACAATCTCCTCTTTCCCCATGAAAGGTACGATAGATGCCAATGTTCCTGATGCTTTCAATATCATTATGAATGACCCCAAGGAACTTTCTGAGCACTTTACTATTGTTGATTTAATACGCAACGATTTAAGTAGTGTCTCTCAAAATGTCATGGTGGAGAAGTTTCGTTATATCGATCGTGTGGAGACTCAAAATGGAGCGCTACTACAAGTTAGTTCACATATTAAAGGGGAACTAGAGGACGATTGGCACTCTAATATTGGAAATATCTTTAATAAACTTTTGCCTGCGGGTTCCATTACAGGAGCTCCAAAGAAACGTACCTGTGAGATTATTGAAGAGGCAGAAAAGTCGAAGAGAGGATACTATACAGGGGTCTCTGGTATATACGATGGAGAGTCACTCGATTCTATGGTAATGATTCGCTTTATAGCAGAAGAGGGGGATAGATATTTCTTTCATAGTGGAGGAGGAATCACTGCAATGAGTGATTTAGAATCAGAATATGAAGAGATGAAAAACAAGATATATGTGCCTATTTATTGA